In one Magallana gigas chromosome 7, xbMagGiga1.1, whole genome shotgun sequence genomic region, the following are encoded:
- the LOC136269939 gene encoding uncharacterized protein: MKERRQRAGESLPELAQAIRRLANLAYPTANLEIRETLSRDQFVDALIDSDMRIRIKQSRPTNLNEAVKLAVELEVFNRAEHKSHLRTTVTETVNEVQSSNESDLAMMIKDLTSKKLQRDVDEIRQRKPSSLAASDDRRYHTKRKVTKCHYCHKPGHMRKDCYALKNRKSNAGKF, translated from the coding sequence ATGAAAGAACGTCGGCAGAGAGCAGGTGAATCACTCCCAGAGCTAGCCCAAGCCATTCGTAGACTAGCGAATCTGGCATACCCCACGGCTAATTTAGAAATACGAGAGACCCTGTCCAGAGATCAGTTTGTTGATGCTCTGATAGATTCTGACATGCGAATCCGGATAAAACAATCGCGTCCCACAAACCTCAATGAAGCTGTTAAGTTAGCTGTTGAGTTGGAAGTATTCAACAGGGCTGAACATAAAAGTCATTTAAGAACAACAGTGACTGAAACAGTAAACGAGGTACAAAGTTCAAACGAGAGTGATCTAGCGATGATGATCAAAGACCTCACGAGCAAAAAGCTCCAAAGAGATGTAGATGAAATACGACAAAGAAAGCCCTCGTCTTTGGCAGCAAGTGACGATAGAAGATATCATACCAAGAGAAAAGTCACAAAGTGTCATTACTGTCATAAGCCTGGACACATGCGCAAAGACTGCTATGCTTTAAAGAATCGGAAGTCGAATGCTGGGAAATTTTAA